One window from the genome of Rhodococcus sp. ABRD24 encodes:
- a CDS encoding NCS1 family nucleobase:cation symporter-1 produces MSTDLIKGPEGPDSADWSGTGAPAGPNGSGLTYDPGLTNDDLLPVPVQQRTWGAWSFAALWMGMVHSAFGFAVIGGMMATGMSVVQALAVVFVANIIQMGLMGLTGRVGSRYGIPFAVWARSTFGVLGANIPAALRGVVAIGWFGVQSYLGATAINVLLETSFSAWRDWNTVVGGVAMNLWVSMIIYWALNLLLIRHGMETIRRFEGWAGPLIFVVMVPLVVWSFMQMDGLGPIFDQGSQFGSSSDFLLHGLLPGVALFISASWATMVLNLPDITRYAKSNRAQVTGLFYGLPLATLVFYAMAAIVVSGTQAATGELLWNPADVLVAIDNPWVSIIGAICIAVATMSVNLAANIISPAFDFTNLFPKFLNFKRAAVLSILAGFAFMPWKLMESPDTLFSVLNNVGAVIGPATGILIADYYLVRRGRLDVPALYRRGSQYEGYRGYNWWTLGVLIAMSVFCILGQWIPAIGWAYEYAAVLGVVLGFAGYFAILPLARRSSLGSTFVPSGTTGEELAELESERSESQ; encoded by the coding sequence ATGTCCACAGACCTGATCAAGGGGCCGGAGGGCCCCGACTCCGCCGACTGGTCGGGAACCGGCGCCCCCGCCGGACCGAACGGCTCCGGCCTGACGTACGACCCTGGCCTGACGAACGACGACCTGTTACCAGTGCCCGTTCAGCAACGGACCTGGGGCGCTTGGAGCTTCGCCGCGCTGTGGATGGGAATGGTCCACAGCGCATTCGGATTCGCGGTGATCGGCGGCATGATGGCGACGGGTATGTCCGTCGTCCAGGCCCTCGCCGTCGTCTTCGTCGCAAACATCATCCAGATGGGCCTGATGGGCCTGACCGGTCGCGTCGGCTCGCGGTACGGAATCCCGTTCGCGGTCTGGGCCCGCTCGACCTTCGGCGTGCTGGGCGCGAACATCCCTGCTGCCCTGCGCGGAGTGGTCGCCATCGGCTGGTTCGGTGTCCAGTCCTATCTGGGCGCGACGGCCATCAACGTGCTGCTCGAGACCAGCTTCTCGGCCTGGCGGGACTGGAACACCGTGGTCGGCGGGGTTGCAATGAACCTGTGGGTGTCGATGATCATCTACTGGGCGCTGAACCTGCTGCTGATCCGGCACGGTATGGAGACCATCCGTCGCTTCGAGGGCTGGGCAGGCCCGCTGATCTTCGTCGTGATGGTGCCCCTCGTGGTGTGGTCGTTCATGCAGATGGACGGCTTGGGTCCCATCTTCGACCAGGGATCGCAGTTCGGCTCCAGCAGTGACTTCCTGCTGCACGGCCTGCTGCCGGGTGTAGCGCTCTTCATCTCGGCGAGTTGGGCGACGATGGTGCTCAACCTGCCTGACATCACCCGCTACGCGAAGTCGAACCGCGCCCAGGTCACCGGACTGTTCTACGGTCTTCCGCTTGCCACGCTCGTCTTCTACGCGATGGCCGCGATCGTCGTCTCAGGTACTCAGGCCGCGACCGGCGAGCTGCTGTGGAACCCGGCGGACGTGCTGGTCGCCATCGACAACCCGTGGGTGTCGATCATCGGTGCGATCTGCATCGCGGTCGCGACAATGTCGGTGAACCTGGCGGCGAACATCATCTCCCCTGCGTTCGACTTCACGAATCTGTTCCCGAAGTTCTTGAACTTCAAGCGGGCCGCTGTGCTGAGTATCCTCGCCGGATTCGCCTTCATGCCGTGGAAACTCATGGAGTCGCCCGACACGCTGTTCTCCGTGCTCAACAATGTGGGAGCCGTGATCGGCCCTGCCACAGGCATTCTCATCGCTGACTACTACTTGGTCAGGCGAGGCCGGCTGGACGTTCCGGCACTCTATCGCCGGGGCTCACAGTATGAAGGCTACCGCGGATACAACTGGTGGACGCTCGGCGTGCTGATCGCGATGTCGGTATTCTGCATCCTCGGCCAGTGGATCCCGGCAATTGGCTGGGCCTATGAGTACGCTGCGGTGCTGGGTGTCGTCCTAGGCTTCGCCGGGTACTTCGCCATCCTGCCGCTCGCGCGTCGCAGTTCACTGGGGTCGACCTTTGTGCCGAGCGGTACCACGGGTGAAGAACTTGCCGAACTCGAATCGGAACGATCGGAGTCACAGTAA
- a CDS encoding hydantoinase/carbamoylase family amidase, which produces MNTNTAHTATLRVDADRLWNSLSELGEVGAFEDADTGLRGVRRLALTDDDVAGRQLVVGWMHEAGLAVRLDEAGNVYARRAGADDSLAPVMVGSHIDSVATAGRFDGCLGVLGGLEIVRTLNDHGITTQRPIEVAIFSEEEGARFGTDMLGSATAAGRIELADARARTDRDGVTFGAELDRYDLVGTQRVPMPVAPYAYLECHIEQGPILEANQSEIGVVQGVQAITWLELEIVGRAAHAGATPNALRHDAELAAALVRVRLDEMVTSGDYGAMLATVGRHETHPNLINIVPSHVLLTVDLRNHDDSEMTRAETDLTNFFHEVEQQVGVTITHRTTAKTPPVRFPDSMQDLVAKCAANLGFRHEVITSGAGHDAGEIAALCPAGMVFVPGLYDGISHNPREYSTPEACANGINVLLSAVIELAGE; this is translated from the coding sequence ATGAACACGAACACTGCGCACACCGCGACACTGCGCGTGGACGCCGATCGCCTGTGGAACTCACTGAGCGAACTCGGCGAGGTCGGTGCGTTCGAGGACGCCGACACCGGTCTGCGAGGCGTGCGCCGGCTCGCATTGACCGATGACGACGTCGCGGGCCGTCAGCTCGTAGTGGGCTGGATGCACGAGGCAGGCCTGGCGGTCCGCCTCGACGAGGCCGGCAACGTCTACGCCCGGCGCGCCGGCGCGGACGACTCGCTCGCCCCGGTGATGGTCGGCAGCCACATCGACAGTGTCGCCACTGCCGGGCGGTTCGACGGATGCCTGGGGGTGCTCGGCGGCCTGGAGATAGTCCGGACCCTGAACGACCACGGCATCACCACACAGCGGCCGATCGAAGTAGCCATCTTCAGTGAGGAGGAGGGAGCGCGTTTCGGCACGGACATGCTCGGCAGTGCGACGGCCGCCGGCCGGATCGAACTCGCGGACGCCCGCGCCCGGACCGACCGGGACGGTGTCACGTTCGGTGCGGAGCTGGACCGCTACGATCTCGTGGGCACCCAGCGCGTCCCGATGCCGGTCGCGCCGTACGCCTACCTCGAATGCCATATCGAACAGGGTCCGATTCTCGAAGCGAATCAATCGGAAATCGGCGTGGTGCAAGGCGTCCAGGCGATCACCTGGTTGGAACTCGAGATTGTCGGCCGGGCCGCGCACGCCGGAGCCACCCCCAACGCCCTGCGCCACGACGCCGAACTGGCCGCGGCACTGGTCCGGGTGCGGCTCGACGAAATGGTCACCTCCGGCGACTACGGGGCCATGCTGGCGACGGTCGGGCGACACGAGACCCACCCGAACCTGATCAACATCGTGCCCTCGCACGTCCTGCTCACTGTCGACCTCCGCAATCACGATGACTCCGAGATGACGCGGGCCGAGACCGACCTCACCAACTTCTTCCACGAGGTGGAGCAGCAGGTGGGCGTGACGATCACGCACCGAACGACGGCCAAGACCCCACCGGTGCGCTTTCCCGACAGTATGCAGGACCTGGTCGCGAAATGCGCTGCAAACCTGGGATTTCGGCACGAGGTGATCACCTCGGGAGCCGGTCACGATGCGGGAGAGATCGCCGCACTGTGTCCGGCGGGCATGGTCTTCGTCCCCGGGCTCTACGACGGGATCAGCCACAATCCTCGGGAGTACTCGACGCCGGAGGCCTGCGCCAACGGGATCAATGTCCTCCTCAGTGCCGTAATCGAACTCGCAGGCGAATAG
- a CDS encoding diaminopropionate ammonia-lyase gives MREPRVVSNPLVAPSQVGPLTADPTAFHRTLPGYEPTPLVESPQSARRLGVAAVHVKDESARLGMPSFKVLGASWATYRVLLRHLGSSPEEIPTLDALATRLAGSNLRLCAATDGNHGRAVARMAQLLGLRAIILVPADMVDERIAAIRSEGADVEVVDGGYDDAIARSAALASDDTLVVSDTSWDGYVDPPMWVIDGYSTMIAEIRDQYRDKGLSAPTVVAAQIGVGAFAAAVARGFAEHDGVHLVGVEPTQADCVTASIEAGGVLTIPGPQLSMMAGLNCGTPSIIAWPDVSSGYQTFVTISDEQAADAMRLLAADGVVSGESGAAGLGGLLAHADALGLGPSDSVLVISTEGATDVANYRTIVGAAPAAVTAPAKG, from the coding sequence GTGCGTGAACCCCGAGTTGTATCCAACCCCCTCGTCGCGCCGTCGCAGGTCGGCCCGCTGACTGCCGATCCCACCGCGTTCCACCGAACGCTGCCCGGCTACGAGCCGACCCCACTGGTCGAGTCCCCCCAGTCCGCACGGCGCCTCGGAGTCGCCGCGGTGCACGTCAAGGACGAGTCCGCGCGGCTCGGGATGCCGTCCTTCAAGGTGCTCGGCGCTTCCTGGGCCACCTACCGAGTCCTGTTGCGCCACTTGGGTTCGAGTCCCGAAGAGATCCCCACCCTCGATGCCCTCGCCACCCGACTGGCCGGCTCGAACCTGCGCCTGTGCGCGGCCACCGACGGCAACCACGGTCGGGCGGTTGCCCGAATGGCCCAGCTCCTGGGCCTGCGCGCCATCATCCTGGTCCCCGCGGACATGGTCGACGAACGCATCGCGGCCATCCGCAGCGAGGGCGCCGACGTCGAGGTGGTCGACGGCGGCTACGACGACGCGATCGCGCGCAGCGCCGCACTGGCTTCGGACGACACCCTCGTCGTGTCCGACACTTCCTGGGACGGCTACGTCGATCCACCGATGTGGGTCATCGACGGGTACTCGACGATGATCGCCGAGATCCGAGACCAATACCGAGACAAGGGCTTGTCCGCACCGACCGTGGTCGCGGCCCAGATCGGCGTCGGAGCGTTCGCCGCCGCCGTCGCCCGCGGCTTCGCCGAACACGACGGCGTGCACCTCGTCGGGGTGGAACCGACTCAGGCCGACTGTGTCACGGCCAGCATCGAGGCCGGAGGAGTCCTGACCATCCCAGGCCCGCAGCTGTCGATGATGGCCGGACTCAATTGCGGCACACCATCGATCATTGCCTGGCCGGACGTCTCGTCCGGGTACCAGACCTTCGTGACCATCAGCGACGAACAGGCGGCCGACGCAATGCGACTGCTGGCGGCCGACGGAGTGGTCTCCGGGGAGAGCGGTGCCGCCGGACTCGGCGGATTGCTCGCGCACGCCGACGCCCTCGGACTGGGGCCCTCCGACTCGGTCCTGGTGATCTCCACCGAAGGCGCCACCGATGTGGCCAACTATCGAACGATCGTCGGCGCCGCACCGGCGGCAGTGACGGCACCGGCGAAGGGATGA
- a CDS encoding GntR family transcriptional regulator, whose product MAPSTTRSKSTRSTTSKDISRIRARRPLQSEIRETLLSEFILSGRLAPGDKMPSEAELCEIFGASRVTIRTAMQGLKDAGYIRIVRGSGSWVLPRPESIHSGLDRLVSFDTFAANSGTRIDTGAVEIVHLDRDEDELAAVFESAMGVTRISRTKLIDGSVVAWIVDYVPDEVMSTDELTRHFTGSVLDLLLERDGAAYSDCTITPVVADAELQKHFGTTESTALLQLSELTRDDTGEIVNRSEAWLLPDAFVFQLRRRREG is encoded by the coding sequence GTGGCGCCCTCGACAACCCGGTCGAAGTCGACGCGATCGACGACGAGCAAGGACATCTCGCGGATCCGTGCCCGCCGTCCATTGCAGTCCGAGATCAGGGAGACGCTCCTCAGTGAGTTCATCCTGTCGGGGCGCCTGGCGCCCGGCGACAAGATGCCCTCGGAGGCGGAGCTGTGCGAGATCTTCGGTGCCTCTCGGGTGACCATCCGAACGGCCATGCAGGGGCTCAAGGACGCGGGGTACATCCGGATCGTGCGCGGGTCGGGGTCCTGGGTGCTGCCCAGGCCGGAGTCGATTCACTCCGGTCTCGATCGGCTCGTCTCGTTCGACACCTTTGCCGCCAACTCCGGTACCCGGATCGACACCGGTGCCGTCGAGATCGTCCATCTCGACCGCGATGAGGACGAGCTCGCCGCGGTATTCGAGTCGGCCATGGGCGTAACGCGGATCAGCCGCACCAAACTCATCGACGGGTCGGTGGTGGCCTGGATCGTGGACTACGTCCCCGACGAGGTGATGAGCACCGACGAGCTGACACGGCACTTCACCGGATCGGTCCTGGATCTGCTTCTCGAACGTGACGGCGCGGCCTACTCCGACTGCACGATCACCCCGGTGGTCGCCGACGCCGAGCTGCAGAAGCACTTCGGCACGACCGAGTCGACGGCCCTGCTCCAACTGAGCGAGCTCACCCGCGACGACACCGGGGAGATCGTCAACCGCAGCGAGGCCTGGCTGCTCCCGGATGCATTCGTATTCCAGCTGCGCCGCCGCCGGGAGGGCTGA
- a CDS encoding amidohydrolase family protein codes for MDAALVIRNADVVTSDAVRRADVLVDNGRIVGVGPNLPVGSTARSIDAEGKLLCPGFVDLHAHSALRPFDDPLLSAKVTQGFTTDLICPDGLGPAPVSDTTVATRRRYLQGLEPSAAARWHWRSMSSYLAALQEAGPALNMASCVPHSAVRECVMGNANRAPDQREMSEMKDLVAECLAAGARAVSFGMIYAPGLYAGTDELLQIAEVAAEYNVPLIPHVRNEAEGVVDSISEFVRVAELTGAPLHVSHVKLVGVPHLLTALLDTLSSAQNRIRLTCDQYPYGAGSTLLSALLPGYAFEGGPQATLERLGDRTERDRMARDMHQGLPNWENLFGACGPDNIVITQAAAPRTETMSQTVAQIAAETDSDPAFAVMDLLRDTELDACMIDHYSTETVVREIFTSSGALVGSDGVFNPHPHPRLYGTAPRVLGRYALREKLITVTEAVRRLSTGPAQVLGLSDRGEIAEGKRADLVLIDPASYIDTATYDHPHSQPPGVELVTVGGVPVVEAGRHTGRRPGVVEGGAGTHNPAAGGAR; via the coding sequence ATGGATGCCGCACTGGTAATCCGCAATGCCGATGTCGTGACCTCGGACGCCGTCCGCCGGGCAGATGTTCTCGTCGACAACGGCCGGATCGTCGGCGTCGGGCCCAACCTGCCGGTGGGCTCGACCGCTCGGAGCATCGATGCCGAGGGCAAACTGCTCTGCCCGGGCTTCGTCGACCTGCACGCCCACTCCGCGCTGCGCCCGTTCGACGACCCACTGCTCTCGGCAAAGGTCACGCAGGGCTTCACCACGGACCTGATCTGCCCCGACGGGCTCGGCCCGGCACCGGTCTCGGATACGACCGTGGCGACCCGCCGTCGCTACCTGCAGGGTCTGGAGCCGAGCGCCGCCGCCCGGTGGCACTGGCGGTCGATGTCGTCCTACCTGGCAGCATTGCAGGAGGCCGGGCCCGCCCTGAACATGGCGAGTTGCGTCCCGCACAGCGCGGTGCGCGAGTGCGTGATGGGAAATGCGAACCGCGCTCCCGACCAGCGTGAGATGTCCGAGATGAAGGATCTTGTCGCCGAATGCCTTGCCGCGGGGGCAAGAGCAGTGTCCTTCGGCATGATCTACGCCCCCGGTCTGTACGCCGGAACCGACGAACTGCTGCAGATCGCGGAAGTCGCCGCCGAGTACAACGTCCCGCTGATCCCGCACGTGCGCAACGAAGCCGAGGGTGTGGTCGACTCGATCTCGGAATTCGTCCGCGTCGCCGAACTCACCGGTGCCCCGCTGCACGTCTCCCACGTCAAACTGGTCGGGGTCCCACACCTGCTCACCGCCCTGCTCGACACGCTCTCGTCCGCGCAGAATCGTATCCGCTTGACCTGCGACCAGTACCCCTACGGCGCGGGAAGCACGCTGCTGTCGGCACTGCTGCCCGGCTACGCCTTCGAGGGTGGGCCGCAAGCGACGCTCGAAAGGCTGGGCGATCGGACCGAACGCGACCGGATGGCCAGGGACATGCACCAAGGACTGCCGAACTGGGAAAATCTCTTCGGAGCCTGCGGCCCCGACAACATCGTCATCACCCAGGCGGCCGCACCGCGAACCGAGACGATGTCGCAGACCGTGGCCCAGATCGCGGCGGAAACCGACAGCGATCCAGCGTTCGCGGTAATGGACTTGCTGCGTGATACCGAACTCGACGCTTGCATGATCGACCACTACTCGACCGAGACGGTGGTGCGCGAGATCTTCACTTCCTCCGGCGCGCTGGTCGGCTCCGACGGGGTCTTCAACCCGCACCCACACCCCCGGCTGTACGGGACGGCACCCCGCGTCCTGGGCCGCTATGCCCTGCGGGAGAAGCTGATCACCGTCACCGAGGCAGTCCGGCGATTGAGTACCGGCCCGGCGCAGGTACTCGGTTTGAGCGACCGCGGTGAGATCGCCGAGGGCAAGCGTGCGGATCTTGTGCTCATAGACCCCGCAAGCTACATCGACACCGCAACCTACGACCACCCGCATTCCCAGCCTCCCGGCGTCGAACTTGTCACTGTCGGCGGCGTGCCCGTCGTGGAAGCCGGACGGCACACCGGCCGCCGTCCCGGCGTCGTCGAGGGTGGGGCAGGTACCCACAACCCAGCCGCGGGCGGTGCTCGATGA
- a CDS encoding phospholipase C, phosphocholine-specific, with protein MTRKTLSRRGFLAAGAGVAAAVAAGSLLPPSLQRALAAPVPPGGLDSIEHVVLLMQENRSFDHYYGTLRGVRGFADPNALRLRGGAPVFEQPGPNGPVLPFPIRDSAAAQRMDVQNVTGLDHSWDGGHQALADGWHDGWIAAKTATAMAHYDRQDIPFHYELADAFTICDAYHCSVPTSTSPNRNYWVSGYTGFEPPGINPFGSMDSLGVSGSSEPAGPEGRAVTNAAYNPWHAGYGWTTVPERLQAAGISWKTYQEWDNFGDNNLEYFTTFKKVAAGLLGQPSLLPYELQTLAGFYLALPELPTAAQDVAVRALETAADRLSPADRQLYDRALYRSRPGTLAAEFRKDVESGRLPQVSYLVPSEVDSEHPSGSSPAASATLLYQVLDAIASDPALWAKTAVIVNFDENDGYFDHVPPPRPPLSASTEWVAGQPLGLGPRVPMTIISPWTVGGFVCSQVFDHTSVVQFLEKRFGIAQPEIDPWRRTVSGDLTSAFDFGNPRSRPNLTRPQPTPPLEPRWTPTPPIEQRMPLQESGTRPARALPYQPDAYASVNSGARSLTVHLVNTGAESAHLSLYPYAGEFDIPRHYDVLGTAEDTVTLSGPQYDLTMLGPNGFRREFTGSIDGPAATLELSSRVDSADGTLTLTAKNPGTRALTVALDSQRRRVAAGSRESWTVRAVDGWYQATVTVDEDPDFRRRLVGHIENGRDSVSQPTQAGEMTLR; from the coding sequence GTGACCCGAAAGACCCTCTCCCGGCGCGGGTTTCTCGCTGCCGGTGCCGGAGTGGCTGCCGCTGTTGCTGCCGGCTCGCTTCTGCCGCCGTCACTGCAACGTGCCCTGGCCGCGCCCGTACCTCCGGGCGGGCTCGACTCGATCGAACATGTCGTTCTCCTCATGCAGGAGAACCGATCCTTCGACCACTACTACGGAACGTTGCGCGGAGTACGGGGGTTCGCCGATCCCAATGCGCTGCGACTGCGGGGCGGAGCCCCCGTCTTCGAACAACCTGGCCCGAACGGTCCGGTGCTGCCGTTTCCGATCCGGGACTCCGCCGCCGCACAGCGCATGGACGTCCAGAACGTCACCGGCCTCGATCACAGCTGGGATGGCGGACACCAGGCCCTCGCGGACGGCTGGCACGACGGCTGGATCGCAGCCAAGACCGCCACGGCCATGGCCCATTACGACCGGCAGGACATTCCGTTCCACTACGAACTCGCTGACGCATTCACGATCTGCGACGCCTACCACTGCTCGGTGCCGACATCGACCAGCCCCAACCGCAACTACTGGGTGTCCGGGTACACCGGATTCGAACCCCCCGGCATCAATCCGTTCGGCTCGATGGATTCGCTGGGGGTGTCCGGGTCGTCGGAACCGGCCGGTCCCGAGGGGCGCGCCGTCACCAACGCTGCCTACAACCCCTGGCACGCCGGCTACGGGTGGACCACAGTCCCGGAGCGGCTGCAGGCCGCCGGCATCAGCTGGAAGACGTACCAGGAGTGGGACAACTTCGGAGACAACAACCTCGAGTACTTCACCACCTTCAAGAAGGTAGCGGCCGGACTGCTCGGTCAACCCAGCCTGCTGCCCTACGAGCTGCAGACTCTCGCGGGCTTCTATCTGGCCCTTCCGGAATTGCCGACCGCCGCCCAGGACGTGGCGGTGCGCGCGCTCGAGACAGCCGCGGATCGTCTTTCACCGGCAGACCGGCAGCTCTACGACCGCGCGCTGTACCGGTCGCGACCCGGCACGCTCGCCGCCGAGTTCCGGAAGGACGTCGAGTCGGGCAGGCTGCCGCAGGTCAGCTACCTGGTTCCGTCGGAGGTCGACTCGGAGCATCCGTCCGGCTCGTCACCGGCGGCGAGCGCGACGCTGCTCTACCAAGTACTCGATGCCATTGCCTCCGACCCGGCTCTCTGGGCGAAGACGGCCGTGATCGTCAACTTCGACGAGAACGACGGCTACTTCGACCACGTGCCGCCGCCCCGTCCCCCGCTCTCGGCCAGTACGGAGTGGGTCGCGGGTCAGCCGCTCGGTCTCGGGCCCCGCGTGCCGATGACGATCATCTCGCCCTGGACCGTGGGGGGATTCGTCTGCTCGCAGGTGTTCGACCACACGTCGGTGGTGCAGTTCCTGGAGAAGCGATTCGGGATCGCACAGCCGGAAATCGACCCGTGGCGGCGCACGGTCAGTGGGGATCTGACCTCAGCATTCGACTTCGGCAACCCGCGTAGCCGGCCGAACCTCACCCGCCCGCAGCCGACCCCGCCGTTGGAGCCGAGATGGACACCGACTCCACCGATCGAGCAGCGAATGCCGCTACAGGAGAGCGGCACCCGGCCGGCTCGGGCGCTGCCGTACCAGCCCGACGCATACGCGTCCGTGAACTCCGGCGCTCGCTCCCTGACGGTACATCTGGTCAACACCGGCGCCGAATCGGCACATCTGAGCCTGTATCCGTACGCGGGAGAGTTCGACATACCCCGGCACTACGACGTCCTCGGTACTGCCGAGGACACGGTTACCCTGTCCGGTCCGCAGTACGACTTGACCATGTTGGGCCCCAATGGTTTCCGGCGCGAGTTCACCGGTTCGATCGATGGCCCAGCGGCCACACTCGAACTGTCCAGCCGAGTCGACTCAGCGGACGGCACGCTCACCCTGACCGCGAAGAACCCGGGAACCCGCGCGCTGACCGTTGCGCTGGACAGTCAGCGCCGTCGAGTCGCGGCAGGCAGCCGGGAATCGTGGACGGTGCGGGCGGTGGACGGCTGGTATCAGGCCACCGTGACCGTCGACGAGGACCCGGACTTCCGTCGCCGACTCGTCGGACACATCGAGAACGGGCGGGACAGCGTCAGCCAGCCGACGCAAGCCGGCGAGATGACGTTGCGTTAG
- a CDS encoding M20/M25/M40 family metallo-hydrolase encodes MTTERLFDIEETDVAATLLALIAASSVSPSAEPAARLLTELLTKSGFEVTVDDWGNVTGRIDFGPGPVLLYDAHLDTVEIGDHARWRHDPAGERVGDRIVGRGAVDTKGPLAAALHAAQRLVADPDGLAGSLVISGSVDEELAEGPALAQILDRVTPDVVVIGEPSDNRLAVGQRGRAEIVVEVTGTSSHTAYPDAGVSAVEVMAEAIVALRELTFRADPHLGAGQLTLTSVRSSPYPSQSTVPSGCVAVFDRRTVVGEQDVEVLDDVRRMVEPIAAAAGASVQVRLARAEWRTWRGVEVDVPVFAAAWFQDPGAWPVDAIRDQLRRAGVDRPTRTWQFCTNGSESAGRRGLPTVGFGPGQPDRAHTTDESIELAELRSGVDGYEAIFRGVLGGGGRSR; translated from the coding sequence ATGACCACCGAAAGGCTCTTCGATATCGAGGAAACAGATGTCGCCGCAACACTGTTGGCGCTGATTGCCGCGTCCAGCGTGTCGCCCTCCGCGGAACCCGCGGCCCGTTTGCTGACCGAGCTGCTGACCAAATCGGGGTTCGAGGTGACCGTCGACGACTGGGGCAACGTGACCGGGCGGATCGACTTCGGCCCCGGTCCGGTGCTGCTCTACGACGCCCATCTGGACACCGTCGAGATCGGTGATCATGCACGCTGGCGGCATGATCCGGCCGGCGAGCGGGTCGGCGACAGAATCGTGGGCCGGGGCGCCGTCGACACCAAGGGGCCGCTGGCGGCGGCCCTCCATGCCGCCCAGCGGCTCGTCGCCGACCCTGACGGGCTCGCCGGGAGCCTGGTGATATCCGGGTCGGTCGACGAGGAGCTCGCGGAAGGACCCGCGCTCGCTCAGATCCTGGACCGGGTGACCCCGGATGTGGTGGTCATCGGCGAACCCTCCGACAACCGGCTGGCCGTGGGCCAGCGTGGCCGCGCGGAGATCGTCGTCGAGGTCACCGGGACGTCCTCGCACACCGCCTACCCCGACGCTGGGGTCAGCGCCGTCGAGGTGATGGCCGAGGCAATAGTCGCGTTGCGCGAGCTCACCTTTCGCGCCGACCCACACCTCGGCGCCGGGCAGCTCACCCTGACCAGTGTGCGATCCTCGCCGTATCCGAGCCAGTCGACGGTGCCGTCCGGCTGCGTCGCGGTGTTCGACCGCCGGACGGTGGTCGGAGAGCAGGATGTCGAGGTTCTCGACGATGTCCGGCGGATGGTCGAACCGATCGCTGCGGCAGCCGGCGCATCGGTGCAGGTGCGACTCGCCCGCGCCGAGTGGCGGACCTGGCGGGGCGTGGAAGTGGATGTTCCGGTCTTCGCCGCGGCGTGGTTCCAGGATCCCGGCGCCTGGCCCGTCGATGCGATCCGGGATCAGTTGCGCCGCGCGGGGGTAGACCGTCCAACGAGGACGTGGCAATTCTGCACCAATGGATCCGAGAGCGCCGGCCGGCGCGGACTGCCCACCGTGGGTTTCGGTCCCGGACAACCGGATCGAGCGCACACCACCGACGAGTCGATCGAGCTCGCCGAGCTGCGCTCCGGCGTGGACGGTTACGAGGCGATCTTTCGGGGGGTGCTCGGCGGCGGTGGGCGGTCCCGGTGA